TCAGCAGGCCCGGGTTGCAGGCCAGCGCCAGCGCGATCAGCACCCGTTGCCGCTGCCCGCCCGAGATTTCATGCGGGAACTGGCGCAACCGCGCCTCGGGGTTGGGCAGGCCCACTTCGCGGAACAGCGCCAGCGCGCGGTCCAGCGCGGCATCGCGGCTTAACCCCTCGTGCAGGCGCAGGGGTTCGGCCACAATGTCGCCCACCCGCTTCAACGGGTTCAGCGCCGCCATCGGTTCCTGAAAGATCATCGCGATGCGGCGGGCACGCAGGGCCCGCCAGTCGCGTTCGGTGGCGCCCGCCATCTCGGTGCCATCCACGCTCAGGCTGCCGGTGACCTGCGCCGCATCGGGCGACATGCCCATCAGCGCCAGCCCCAGCATGGATTTGCCGGACCCGGATTCCCCGACGATCCCGATCCGGGCGCCCGGGGCAATGGTCAGGCTGGCCTCGCGCACCGCCTGCGCATCGCCGAAACTGACGGAAAGGTTGGACAGCCGGATCATCTTTCGCGCGCCAGTCTGGGATCGGTGATATCGCGCAGCCCGTCGCCCAGCAGGCCAAAGCCCAGAACGGCGGTCACGATGCACAGCCCCGGCCAGATCGCCAACTGGGGGGCCAGATACATCAGCGTCTGCGCCTCGGACAGCATGCGGCCCCAGCTGGATTCGGGTGGCTGCACGCCCAGGCCAAGGTAGCTCAGCGCGGCCTCGGCCAGAATGGCGACGGCGAATTCGATGGTGGCCTGCACGATCACCGGGGCCGCGATGTTGGGCAGGATATGATCGCGCGAGATGGCGAACTTGCCCATCCCCGCCGCGCGGGCGGCAAAGACATATTCCCGCGTCCAGATCTGGTCGGCGCTCGCCCGCGCCACGCGCGCAAACACCGGCACGTTGATGAAGGCGATTGCCAGAATTGCATTCTGCAAACTGGGGCCGAACACCGCCGCCAGCATGATGGCGAACAACAGGGTGGGAAAGGCAAAGCTGATGTCGGCGAACCGCATCACGATATCCTCGACCCAGCCGCCGATGGCGCTGGCGACCAGCCCCAAAACGGTGCCGATGGACCCGCCCAGCAGCACCGCGATCAGCGCCACCGCCATGGAATTGCGCGCCGCCGCCATCAGCTGCGTCACCAGATCGCGGCCCAACTGGTCGGTGCCCAGCCAGTATGTGGCCGACGGGCCGGCGAACTTGCCGCGAATGTTCATCGCGTTTTCGGCATGCGGGGTCCAGACCAGCGACAGGGCCGCGGTGCCGACGACCAGCGCCACCAGCACGCCACCGATGATCAGGTTGGCAGGCAGGCGTCTCATGTCCGGGCCTTCAGTCTGGGGTCGATGGCGACATACAGCAGATCGACGATGAAATTCGCGGTCACGACGATGCCCGCGAACATCATCACCAGCGCCTGCACCGTGGGCAGGTCGCGGTTGGAGATCGACTGGAACACCAGCCGCCCCAGCCCCGGCAAGGAAAACACGTTCTCGATCACGATGGTGCCGGTGACCACGGCGGCAAACTGCATGCCCACGATGGTCACAATGGGCACCAGCGCATTGGGCAGCACATGGTGCCACAGCACCCGCGCCCGCGACAGGCCGCTGGCCCGCGCGGTGCGCACGAAATCCAGCCGCATCACCTCCAGCGCCGACGAACGGGTCACCCGCGCCAGCACCGCCGACTGCACCAGCCCCAGCGCCACCGTGGGCAGGATCAGCGCCCGAATGGCGGCAACCGGGTCGGACCAGCCCGGAAAATGCCCTGGCGGCAGCCAGCGCAGCTTCACCGCGAACAGCAGCACCAGCAGCATCGACAGCCAGAAGGCCGGCACCGCAATGCCCAGCTGGCTGAGGAACATCACCCCCCAGTCCGCCGCCTTGCGATGCCGCGATGCGGCCAGGATCCCGGCGGGCAGCGCGATCAGCAGGGTCATCGTCATGCCGGCCAGCGCCAGCGAAATCGTCATCGGCAGGCGTTCCGCGATCAGGCCCGCCACCGGCACCTTGAAGGAATGGCTGATGCCGAAATCGCCCTGAAGCGCGTTCCAGACCCAGCTGGCATAGCGGGTCAGCACCGGATCGTTCAGGCCCAGCTGCTCGCGCAGCGCGGCCAGCGCATCCTCGGACGCATCAAGGCCCAGGATGGTCAGCGCCGGATCGCCCGGCAGGATGTTCATGGTCGCGAACACGACCACCGACACGACCAGCAGCGTCAGGACAAAGCCGACGGTGCGGCGCAGCAGAAATAGACCCATGCGGCCGGCTACATTCGTTTGGGGGCCCGTCCTCCCGCAGCGGGCGACCTGTCGGCAGGGAATGGCGGCGGGGTGGCCCCCGCCGCCCGATCCGTCATTCGGCTTTCACGCCTGCCAGCGGCTGGAACAGCACCGGGCGCGATTTCCACAGCCCCTCGATGCCCTTCTTCTGGATGTTGACCTGCGGCAGCTGGAACAGAAAGCCATGCACGGCCGCCTCGGCCAGATAGGTCTGGCCCTTTTTCAGCAGATCGTTGCGCTTGGCCGCGTCGGTTTCCTCGCTGATCTGCTTCCACAGCTCGTTGTAGGTGGCGTCGTCATAGCCGTAGAAATACTTCGGCCCGCGGGCGAAGTTCGACATGTCGTTCGGCCCGGGATGCGAGATGATCGTCATGTCGTAGTTCAGCTTTTTATAGACTTCTTCCAGCCAGAAGCCCCATTCCACGTTCTCGACCTTGACCGTCACGCCGGCCTCGGCCAGCTGCGCCTGGATGATTTCGGCCGACCGCGTGGCATAAG
The Gemmobacter sp. DNA segment above includes these coding regions:
- a CDS encoding ABC transporter permease, whose protein sequence is MGLFLLRRTVGFVLTLLVVSVVVFATMNILPGDPALTILGLDASEDALAALREQLGLNDPVLTRYASWVWNALQGDFGISHSFKVPVAGLIAERLPMTISLALAGMTMTLLIALPAGILAASRHRKAADWGVMFLSQLGIAVPAFWLSMLLVLLFAVKLRWLPPGHFPGWSDPVAAIRALILPTVALGLVQSAVLARVTRSSALEVMRLDFVRTARASGLSRARVLWHHVLPNALVPIVTIVGMQFAAVVTGTIVIENVFSLPGLGRLVFQSISNRDLPTVQALVMMFAGIVVTANFIVDLLYVAIDPRLKART
- a CDS encoding ABC transporter ATP-binding protein: MIRLSNLSVSFGDAQAVREASLTIAPGARIGIVGESGSGKSMLGLALMGMSPDAAQVTGSLSVDGTEMAGATERDWRALRARRIAMIFQEPMAALNPLKRVGDIVAEPLRLHEGLSRDAALDRALALFREVGLPNPEARLRQFPHEISGGQRQRVLIALALACNPGLLIADEPTTALDANVALRITELLTDLSVSRQMSLVFISHDLTAVARATTEIMVMYGGTVVERGPTDRVLNAPRHPYTKGLLAARPRPEGLRQNGIRRRLPTIPGSVPPLDKLPPGCRFAGRCPVELPHCATQRPPVVLDAACHRLAEEDGA
- a CDS encoding ABC transporter permease; translated protein: MRRLPANLIIGGVLVALVVGTAALSLVWTPHAENAMNIRGKFAGPSATYWLGTDQLGRDLVTQLMAAARNSMAVALIAVLLGGSIGTVLGLVASAIGGWVEDIVMRFADISFAFPTLLFAIMLAAVFGPSLQNAILAIAFINVPVFARVARASADQIWTREYVFAARAAGMGKFAISRDHILPNIAAPVIVQATIEFAVAILAEAALSYLGLGVQPPESSWGRMLSEAQTLMYLAPQLAIWPGLCIVTAVLGFGLLGDGLRDITDPRLARER